The following proteins come from a genomic window of Puntigrus tetrazona isolate hp1 chromosome 15, ASM1883169v1, whole genome shotgun sequence:
- the rxfp2b gene encoding relaxin receptor 2b isoform X3 encodes MGMYDRRDATMRSLHSAALTVFTSDLYLIWILLTVSITTIKAAGLEGRPSGDCPLGHFPCGNVSICLPQALHCNGQNDCPNGADEDNCGDNSGWADLFDQTFKRLYPQDLATDCQVKQYPHRCQCNNTSIHCVHVGLSSIPQVSANVTSLSLKSNKIRVLPDEAFIKYIKLQRLFLQDNCIGTVSIRAFSGLYKMQKLSLSQNCISLLSPGVFSDLHKLKWLILDDNPITTITANTFTGLSSLFFLSMVNTSLEQLPPSRLCTHVPFLSWLDFEGNRIKTLGLSTFCGCEHLTVLSLRTNLINSLPENTFQSLRMMRDLDLSSNLLKELPVSIFKDLPSLQILNLSQNPLDHIHPGQFNHLIQLQSLGLEGVEIPNIQTSMFHPMDNLSYIYFKTFQYCSYAPHVRKCKPNSDGLSSFEDLLANVVLRVSVWVMAFITCFGNLFVIGMRTVLRAENKLHALCIKVLCCADCLMGVYLFFVGVSDVKFRGEYNKNAKLWMDSQQCRIIGFLAMLSSEVSVMLLTYLTMEKFLVIVFPFSHLRPTKCQTFTILTSIWLLGISIAAVPLLDEEMFGNYYGHNGVCFPLHSERLEKPIAKGYSTGIFLGINATELRGRLHRDVAMANRFFFIVFSDALCWIPIFLVKILSLLEVEIPGTITSWVVIFILPINSALNPILYTLTTSFFREQVELLWCHCQRQPRLKLDRKSLTSSVIYTDPSRSSFCHRSYNPQTSILDINGRYR; translated from the exons ATGGGTATGTACGACCGGCGCGACGCCACAATGAGGTCGCTTCATTCTGCTGCTCTCACCGTTTTTACGTCGGATTTATATTTGATATGGATATTGTTGACTGTATCGATAACAACAATCAAAG CAGCAGGACTGGAGGGCAGGCCATCAGGAGACTGTCCCCTGGGCCACTTTCCATGTGGCAATGTAAGCATCTGTCTACCACAGGCTCTGCACTGCAACGGCCAAAATGACTGTCCCAACGGAGCGGATGAGGACAACTGTG GAGACAACAGTGGCTGGGCAGACCTCTTCGACCAGACTTTTAAAAGGCTTTATCCACAAGACCTGGCTACAGACTGCC AGGTGAAGCAGTACCCTCATCGTTGCCAGTGCAATAACACTTCAATCCACTGTGTGCACGTCGGCTTGAGTTCCATTCCTCAGGTGTCAGCGAATGTTACCTCCCT TTCATTGAAAAGCAACAAGATTCGCGTTTTACCCGATGAGGCTTTCATCAAATACATAAAGCTACAGAGGCT gtTTCTCCAGGATAATTGCATTGGAACTGTTTCCATTCGTGCTTTTAGTGGACTATACAAGATGCAAAAACT ATCTTTGAGCCAGAACTGCATCTCCTTGCTTTCCCCTGGAGTGTTCAGCGATCTTCATAAACTCAAGTGGTT GATTTTGGATGACAATCCCATAACAACAATTACAGCCAACACATTTACCGGCCTGAGCTCCCTCTTCTTCTT GTCAATGGTGAACACCTCCCTAGAACAGCTTCCACCCTCCAGACTCTGCACCCATGTGCCCTTTCTCAGCTGGCT GGATTTTGAGGGAAACCGCATTAAGACTTTGGGCTTGTCCACTTTCTGCGGTTGTGAGCATCTGACTGTGCT GTCATTGAGAACCAATCTCATCAACAGTTTGCCAGAAAACACCTTCCAATCTCTGCGCATGATGAGAGACCT AGATCTGTCCAGTAACTTGTTAAAGGAACTTCCAGTCAGTATATTTAAGGATTTACCCTCATTGCAGATTCT GAATCTTTCCCAAAACCCACTGGACCACATCCATCCAGGCCAATTTAACCACCTGATTCAGCTTCAGTCTCT TGGACTGGAGGGAGTGGAGATCCCAAATATCCAGACAAGCATGTTCCACCCCATGGATAACCTCTcctacat aTATTTCAAGACGTTTCAGTACTGCTCTTACGCCCCACATGTCCGAAAGTGTAAACCGAACTCAGATGGACTCTCGTCTTTTGAAGATCTGCTTGCTAATGTGGTCCTTCGTGTGTCGGTGTGGGTCATGGCTTTTATCACCTGCTTTGGAAACCTCTTTGTCATCGGGATGCGGACAGTCCTGCGGGCCGAGAACAAACTGCATGCCCTCTGCATCAAGGTTTTGTGCT GTGCAGACTGCCTGATGGGGGTCTATCTGTTTTTCGTGGGCGTCTCTGATGTGAAGTTTCGTGGCGAGTACAACAAGAACGCTAAGCTGTGGATGGACAGCCAGCAGTGTCGTATCATCGGCTTCCTGGCTATGCTGTCCTCTGAGGTTTCCGTCATGCTGCTCACTTATTTGACCATGGAGAAGTTCCTGGTTATTGTTTTTCCTTTCAGCCACCTGCGACCGACCAAGTGCCAAACATTCACCATTTTGACCTCTATATGGCTGTTGGGTATCTCTATAGCTGCAGTGCCTCTGCTTGATGAGGAGATGTTTGGGAATTATTATGGACACAATGGAGTGTGTTTCCCCCTTCACTCTGAACGTCTGGAAAAGCCCATTGCAAAGGGATATTCCACTGGGATTTTTCTTG GCATCAATGCCACAGAGCTGCGTGGACGTCTGCACAGGGATGTGGCAATGGCAAACCGCTTTTTCTTCATCGTGTTCTCTGATGCCCTCTGCTGGATTCCCATATTCCTGGTCAAAATCCTTTCCCTGCTAGAAGTTGAGATACCAG GAACAATCACGTCTTGGGTGGTGATCTTCATCCTCCCCATCAACAGTGCCTTGAACCCCATCCTGTACACCCTGACCACCAGTTTCTTCAGAGAGCAGGTGGAACTTTTATGGTGCCATTGCCAGAGGCAGCCAAGGCTCAAACTAGACCGCAAGAGCCTCACCAGCTCTGTTATCTACACAGACCCCTCAAGGTCTTCTTTCTGCCATCGCAGCTACAACCCACAGACATCTATTTTAGACATAAATGGCAggtatagataa
- the rxfp2b gene encoding relaxin receptor 2b isoform X1 translates to MGMYDRRDATMRSLHSAALTVFTSDLYLIWILLTVSITTIKAAGLEGRPSGDCPLGHFPCGNVSICLPQALHCNGQNDCPNGADEDNCGDNSGWADLFDQTFKRLYPQDLATDCQVKQYPHRCQCNNTSIHCVHVGLSSIPQVSANVTSLSLKSNKIRVLPDEAFIKYIKLQRLFLQDNCIGTVSIRAFSGLYKMQKLSLSQNCISLLSPGVFSDLHKLKWLILDDNPITTITANTFTGLSSLFFLSMVNTSLEQLPPSRLCTHVPFLSWLDFEGNRIKTLGLSTFCGCEHLTVLSLRTNLINSLPENTFQSLRMMRDLDLSSNLLKELPVSIFKDLPSLQILNLSQNPLDHIHPGQFNHLIQLQSLGLEGVEIPNIQTSMFHPMDNLSYIYFKTFQYCSYAPHVRKCKPNSDGLSSFEDLLANVVLRVSVWVMAFITCFGNLFVIGMRTVLRAENKLHALCIKVLCCADCLMGVYLFFVGVSDVKFRGEYNKNAKLWMDSQQCRIIGFLAMLSSEVSVMLLTYLTMEKFLVIVFPFSHLRPTKCQTFTILTSIWLLGISIAAVPLLDEEMFGNYYGHNGVCFPLHSERLEKPIAKGYSTGIFLGLNLVAFLIIVVSYSSMFYSIYKTGINATELRGRLHRDVAMANRFFFIVFSDALCWIPIFLVKILSLLEVEIPGTITSWVVIFILPINSALNPILYTLTTSFFREQVELLWCHCQRQPRLKLDRKSLTSSVIYTDPSRSSFCHRSYNPQTSILDINGRYR, encoded by the exons ATGGGTATGTACGACCGGCGCGACGCCACAATGAGGTCGCTTCATTCTGCTGCTCTCACCGTTTTTACGTCGGATTTATATTTGATATGGATATTGTTGACTGTATCGATAACAACAATCAAAG CAGCAGGACTGGAGGGCAGGCCATCAGGAGACTGTCCCCTGGGCCACTTTCCATGTGGCAATGTAAGCATCTGTCTACCACAGGCTCTGCACTGCAACGGCCAAAATGACTGTCCCAACGGAGCGGATGAGGACAACTGTG GAGACAACAGTGGCTGGGCAGACCTCTTCGACCAGACTTTTAAAAGGCTTTATCCACAAGACCTGGCTACAGACTGCC AGGTGAAGCAGTACCCTCATCGTTGCCAGTGCAATAACACTTCAATCCACTGTGTGCACGTCGGCTTGAGTTCCATTCCTCAGGTGTCAGCGAATGTTACCTCCCT TTCATTGAAAAGCAACAAGATTCGCGTTTTACCCGATGAGGCTTTCATCAAATACATAAAGCTACAGAGGCT gtTTCTCCAGGATAATTGCATTGGAACTGTTTCCATTCGTGCTTTTAGTGGACTATACAAGATGCAAAAACT ATCTTTGAGCCAGAACTGCATCTCCTTGCTTTCCCCTGGAGTGTTCAGCGATCTTCATAAACTCAAGTGGTT GATTTTGGATGACAATCCCATAACAACAATTACAGCCAACACATTTACCGGCCTGAGCTCCCTCTTCTTCTT GTCAATGGTGAACACCTCCCTAGAACAGCTTCCACCCTCCAGACTCTGCACCCATGTGCCCTTTCTCAGCTGGCT GGATTTTGAGGGAAACCGCATTAAGACTTTGGGCTTGTCCACTTTCTGCGGTTGTGAGCATCTGACTGTGCT GTCATTGAGAACCAATCTCATCAACAGTTTGCCAGAAAACACCTTCCAATCTCTGCGCATGATGAGAGACCT AGATCTGTCCAGTAACTTGTTAAAGGAACTTCCAGTCAGTATATTTAAGGATTTACCCTCATTGCAGATTCT GAATCTTTCCCAAAACCCACTGGACCACATCCATCCAGGCCAATTTAACCACCTGATTCAGCTTCAGTCTCT TGGACTGGAGGGAGTGGAGATCCCAAATATCCAGACAAGCATGTTCCACCCCATGGATAACCTCTcctacat aTATTTCAAGACGTTTCAGTACTGCTCTTACGCCCCACATGTCCGAAAGTGTAAACCGAACTCAGATGGACTCTCGTCTTTTGAAGATCTGCTTGCTAATGTGGTCCTTCGTGTGTCGGTGTGGGTCATGGCTTTTATCACCTGCTTTGGAAACCTCTTTGTCATCGGGATGCGGACAGTCCTGCGGGCCGAGAACAAACTGCATGCCCTCTGCATCAAGGTTTTGTGCT GTGCAGACTGCCTGATGGGGGTCTATCTGTTTTTCGTGGGCGTCTCTGATGTGAAGTTTCGTGGCGAGTACAACAAGAACGCTAAGCTGTGGATGGACAGCCAGCAGTGTCGTATCATCGGCTTCCTGGCTATGCTGTCCTCTGAGGTTTCCGTCATGCTGCTCACTTATTTGACCATGGAGAAGTTCCTGGTTATTGTTTTTCCTTTCAGCCACCTGCGACCGACCAAGTGCCAAACATTCACCATTTTGACCTCTATATGGCTGTTGGGTATCTCTATAGCTGCAGTGCCTCTGCTTGATGAGGAGATGTTTGGGAATTATTATGGACACAATGGAGTGTGTTTCCCCCTTCACTCTGAACGTCTGGAAAAGCCCATTGCAAAGGGATATTCCACTGGGATTTTTCTTG GACTTAACCTGGTGGCCTTCCTCATCATTGTCGTGTCCTACTCCAGCATGTTTTACTCCATCTATAAGACAGGCATCAATGCCACAGAGCTGCGTGGACGTCTGCACAGGGATGTGGCAATGGCAAACCGCTTTTTCTTCATCGTGTTCTCTGATGCCCTCTGCTGGATTCCCATATTCCTGGTCAAAATCCTTTCCCTGCTAGAAGTTGAGATACCAG GAACAATCACGTCTTGGGTGGTGATCTTCATCCTCCCCATCAACAGTGCCTTGAACCCCATCCTGTACACCCTGACCACCAGTTTCTTCAGAGAGCAGGTGGAACTTTTATGGTGCCATTGCCAGAGGCAGCCAAGGCTCAAACTAGACCGCAAGAGCCTCACCAGCTCTGTTATCTACACAGACCCCTCAAGGTCTTCTTTCTGCCATCGCAGCTACAACCCACAGACATCTATTTTAGACATAAATGGCAggtatagataa
- the rxfp2b gene encoding relaxin receptor 2b isoform X2 — MGMYDRRDATMRSLHSAALTVFTSDLYLIWILLTVSITTIKAGLEGRPSGDCPLGHFPCGNVSICLPQALHCNGQNDCPNGADEDNCGDNSGWADLFDQTFKRLYPQDLATDCQVKQYPHRCQCNNTSIHCVHVGLSSIPQVSANVTSLSLKSNKIRVLPDEAFIKYIKLQRLFLQDNCIGTVSIRAFSGLYKMQKLSLSQNCISLLSPGVFSDLHKLKWLILDDNPITTITANTFTGLSSLFFLSMVNTSLEQLPPSRLCTHVPFLSWLDFEGNRIKTLGLSTFCGCEHLTVLSLRTNLINSLPENTFQSLRMMRDLDLSSNLLKELPVSIFKDLPSLQILNLSQNPLDHIHPGQFNHLIQLQSLGLEGVEIPNIQTSMFHPMDNLSYIYFKTFQYCSYAPHVRKCKPNSDGLSSFEDLLANVVLRVSVWVMAFITCFGNLFVIGMRTVLRAENKLHALCIKVLCCADCLMGVYLFFVGVSDVKFRGEYNKNAKLWMDSQQCRIIGFLAMLSSEVSVMLLTYLTMEKFLVIVFPFSHLRPTKCQTFTILTSIWLLGISIAAVPLLDEEMFGNYYGHNGVCFPLHSERLEKPIAKGYSTGIFLGLNLVAFLIIVVSYSSMFYSIYKTGINATELRGRLHRDVAMANRFFFIVFSDALCWIPIFLVKILSLLEVEIPGTITSWVVIFILPINSALNPILYTLTTSFFREQVELLWCHCQRQPRLKLDRKSLTSSVIYTDPSRSSFCHRSYNPQTSILDINGRYR, encoded by the exons ATGGGTATGTACGACCGGCGCGACGCCACAATGAGGTCGCTTCATTCTGCTGCTCTCACCGTTTTTACGTCGGATTTATATTTGATATGGATATTGTTGACTGTATCGATAACAACAATCAAAG CAGGACTGGAGGGCAGGCCATCAGGAGACTGTCCCCTGGGCCACTTTCCATGTGGCAATGTAAGCATCTGTCTACCACAGGCTCTGCACTGCAACGGCCAAAATGACTGTCCCAACGGAGCGGATGAGGACAACTGTG GAGACAACAGTGGCTGGGCAGACCTCTTCGACCAGACTTTTAAAAGGCTTTATCCACAAGACCTGGCTACAGACTGCC AGGTGAAGCAGTACCCTCATCGTTGCCAGTGCAATAACACTTCAATCCACTGTGTGCACGTCGGCTTGAGTTCCATTCCTCAGGTGTCAGCGAATGTTACCTCCCT TTCATTGAAAAGCAACAAGATTCGCGTTTTACCCGATGAGGCTTTCATCAAATACATAAAGCTACAGAGGCT gtTTCTCCAGGATAATTGCATTGGAACTGTTTCCATTCGTGCTTTTAGTGGACTATACAAGATGCAAAAACT ATCTTTGAGCCAGAACTGCATCTCCTTGCTTTCCCCTGGAGTGTTCAGCGATCTTCATAAACTCAAGTGGTT GATTTTGGATGACAATCCCATAACAACAATTACAGCCAACACATTTACCGGCCTGAGCTCCCTCTTCTTCTT GTCAATGGTGAACACCTCCCTAGAACAGCTTCCACCCTCCAGACTCTGCACCCATGTGCCCTTTCTCAGCTGGCT GGATTTTGAGGGAAACCGCATTAAGACTTTGGGCTTGTCCACTTTCTGCGGTTGTGAGCATCTGACTGTGCT GTCATTGAGAACCAATCTCATCAACAGTTTGCCAGAAAACACCTTCCAATCTCTGCGCATGATGAGAGACCT AGATCTGTCCAGTAACTTGTTAAAGGAACTTCCAGTCAGTATATTTAAGGATTTACCCTCATTGCAGATTCT GAATCTTTCCCAAAACCCACTGGACCACATCCATCCAGGCCAATTTAACCACCTGATTCAGCTTCAGTCTCT TGGACTGGAGGGAGTGGAGATCCCAAATATCCAGACAAGCATGTTCCACCCCATGGATAACCTCTcctacat aTATTTCAAGACGTTTCAGTACTGCTCTTACGCCCCACATGTCCGAAAGTGTAAACCGAACTCAGATGGACTCTCGTCTTTTGAAGATCTGCTTGCTAATGTGGTCCTTCGTGTGTCGGTGTGGGTCATGGCTTTTATCACCTGCTTTGGAAACCTCTTTGTCATCGGGATGCGGACAGTCCTGCGGGCCGAGAACAAACTGCATGCCCTCTGCATCAAGGTTTTGTGCT GTGCAGACTGCCTGATGGGGGTCTATCTGTTTTTCGTGGGCGTCTCTGATGTGAAGTTTCGTGGCGAGTACAACAAGAACGCTAAGCTGTGGATGGACAGCCAGCAGTGTCGTATCATCGGCTTCCTGGCTATGCTGTCCTCTGAGGTTTCCGTCATGCTGCTCACTTATTTGACCATGGAGAAGTTCCTGGTTATTGTTTTTCCTTTCAGCCACCTGCGACCGACCAAGTGCCAAACATTCACCATTTTGACCTCTATATGGCTGTTGGGTATCTCTATAGCTGCAGTGCCTCTGCTTGATGAGGAGATGTTTGGGAATTATTATGGACACAATGGAGTGTGTTTCCCCCTTCACTCTGAACGTCTGGAAAAGCCCATTGCAAAGGGATATTCCACTGGGATTTTTCTTG GACTTAACCTGGTGGCCTTCCTCATCATTGTCGTGTCCTACTCCAGCATGTTTTACTCCATCTATAAGACAGGCATCAATGCCACAGAGCTGCGTGGACGTCTGCACAGGGATGTGGCAATGGCAAACCGCTTTTTCTTCATCGTGTTCTCTGATGCCCTCTGCTGGATTCCCATATTCCTGGTCAAAATCCTTTCCCTGCTAGAAGTTGAGATACCAG GAACAATCACGTCTTGGGTGGTGATCTTCATCCTCCCCATCAACAGTGCCTTGAACCCCATCCTGTACACCCTGACCACCAGTTTCTTCAGAGAGCAGGTGGAACTTTTATGGTGCCATTGCCAGAGGCAGCCAAGGCTCAAACTAGACCGCAAGAGCCTCACCAGCTCTGTTATCTACACAGACCCCTCAAGGTCTTCTTTCTGCCATCGCAGCTACAACCCACAGACATCTATTTTAGACATAAATGGCAggtatagataa